A single genomic interval of Deltaproteobacteria bacterium harbors:
- a CDS encoding acyl-CoA/acyl-ACP dehydrogenase, giving the protein MQYKEININLTDDEIAIKNNVHKFAIEVLRPASIELDKLSPENVIKKDSIFWSTLKQAYAMGLHTFLLPESYGGLGLSPLAVHIVEEELAYGSIDFAVALGVATFPAFISMLAPTDYLIENFIYPYTKDKEAKFIGCWAITQPNRGSDTLAAGTDQFKDPNIKGEIAAKLDGNEWLVNGTTSAWVSCGTIATHAAVFLNIDPSMGMAGGGICIIPTDLSGVSKGKPLNKMGQRALNQGEIIFDNVRVPKDNMIIDQEAYEAMTDITLAAANGSMGAFLTGVARAAYEEALNYARQRVQGGKLLIEHEFIRHKLLHMFKLVEAARAFSRNVLVYNLTNSPPDTKYSIASKIFCTEAAFKVANEASMIFGGYGVAKEYYVEKLLRDARASLIEDGSNDSLAIFAGELIEKSEE; this is encoded by the coding sequence ATGCAATACAAGGAAATTAATATAAATCTGACCGATGATGAAATAGCAATAAAGAATAACGTACATAAATTTGCAATTGAGGTGCTCAGACCTGCGAGTATTGAGCTTGATAAATTATCACCGGAGAATGTCATAAAAAAAGATTCGATATTCTGGAGTACTTTAAAACAGGCTTATGCCATGGGATTGCATACTTTTTTGCTTCCTGAAAGTTATGGAGGTCTTGGATTATCTCCGCTCGCCGTTCATATTGTTGAAGAAGAGCTTGCTTATGGAAGTATTGATTTTGCAGTAGCACTCGGTGTTGCGACATTTCCTGCTTTTATTTCCATGTTAGCTCCAACAGATTATCTGATAGAAAACTTTATATATCCATATACAAAGGACAAAGAAGCAAAATTCATTGGATGCTGGGCGATTACCCAGCCCAATCGTGGTTCTGATACGCTGGCTGCAGGAACGGATCAGTTCAAGGATCCAAATATTAAAGGAGAGATTGCAGCAAAACTCGACGGTAATGAATGGCTGGTCAACGGTACTACATCTGCATGGGTTTCATGCGGTACAATAGCAACACACGCCGCTGTCTTCTTGAATATAGATCCGTCCATGGGAATGGCCGGCGGGGGGATATGCATCATCCCTACGGACCTATCTGGCGTAAGCAAAGGTAAACCATTGAACAAGATGGGTCAAAGGGCGCTTAACCAGGGTGAGATTATTTTTGATAATGTCAGGGTGCCGAAGGATAATATGATCATAGATCAGGAAGCTTATGAAGCAATGACAGACATAACACTTGCAGCGGCTAACGGCTCAATGGGTGCGTTTCTTACAGGTGTTGCAAGGGCTGCTTATGAAGAGGCATTAAACTATGCAAGGCAGAGGGTACAGGGCGGTAAGCTCCTGATAGAGCACGAGTTCATAAGACATAAGCTTTTACACATGTTTAAACTTGTTGAGGCTGCAAGGGCTTTTTCACGCAATGTGCTGGTATACAACCTTACCAATTCACCGCCTGATACAAAGTATTCCATAGCATCAAAGATATTCTGCACCGAAGCAGCCTTTAAGGTAGCCAATGAAGCATCCATGATCTTTGGCGGATACGGTGTTGCCAAAGAATACTATGTGGAAAAATTATTGAGGGACGCAAGGGCATCTCTTATAGAGGATGGCTCAAATGATTCGCTTGCCATTTTTGCTGGTGAACTGATCGAAAAAAGCGAAGAATAG
- a CDS encoding AMP-binding protein — protein MDFLSNILLTKSKESPDKEIFIFEYGELGEERITYNTLYKNTLRTANELKRVNIGTADSFAIIMKNYPEFIYLLGAASLIGATAVPIDPRSKGERLKYMLGISDSKVVFLTEDLLENLINIKPELPNLKHIYILKKPGIQSNRHTGFPYLNDVIENGNTSEFEPVITDNHHPLEIIFTSGTTGEPKGVVVRQDRFATYALLAQMVWAYTENDILYTGLSFTHGNAQAVTMLPAIALGVKAVISPQFTKSRIWDICRKYGITTFSLLGGMMSGIYNEPPKQDDSDNPVKIVLSAGTPRAIWEAFEKRFNVLIHEWYGAVEGSFAHKAVGEGPIGSLGKPLPDIMEMKIFDGNDRVCPPYVIGEIVWRMTGQDVEVTYFKNKKASEDKTKGGWLRTGDMGHTDENGYFFFDYRKGGGLRRMGEFIQPDFIEKIIGEHPDVSEVCVYGIPSPLGAPGESDLVAAIVPFEGRTLNPFDIFKMCRKELTPNSIPSYIQIVSEIPKTISEKPLDMVLSKNFNPSANNVYKTSY, from the coding sequence ATGGATTTTTTATCAAACATCCTGCTTACAAAGAGTAAAGAGAGCCCTGATAAAGAGATTTTTATCTTTGAATACGGGGAACTCGGCGAAGAAAGGATTACCTATAATACCCTTTATAAAAATACACTCAGAACCGCCAATGAATTAAAACGAGTCAATATTGGAACGGCTGATTCATTTGCAATTATAATGAAAAATTACCCAGAGTTCATATATCTGCTGGGTGCTGCCTCTTTAATAGGTGCAACAGCCGTTCCCATAGATCCTCGTTCAAAAGGTGAGAGATTAAAATATATGCTGGGCATCTCTGACAGCAAGGTTGTTTTTTTAACAGAGGATTTATTGGAAAATCTCATAAACATCAAACCAGAACTGCCGAATCTCAAGCATATCTACATCCTTAAGAAACCCGGGATTCAATCAAACAGACATACAGGGTTTCCATATCTAAACGATGTTATTGAGAATGGCAATACTTCTGAGTTTGAACCCGTTATAACCGATAACCATCACCCGCTTGAAATTATCTTTACATCTGGTACCACGGGTGAACCTAAAGGGGTTGTTGTAAGGCAGGATCGGTTTGCAACTTATGCCCTACTTGCCCAAATGGTATGGGCATACACCGAGAACGATATTCTATACACAGGCCTTTCCTTTACCCATGGCAATGCGCAGGCAGTAACAATGCTTCCTGCAATTGCTTTAGGGGTAAAAGCAGTGATCAGTCCGCAGTTTACAAAGAGCAGGATATGGGATATTTGCAGAAAATACGGGATAACGACTTTTTCTCTTTTGGGCGGCATGATGTCGGGTATCTACAATGAACCGCCTAAACAGGATGATAGTGACAATCCCGTAAAAATTGTTTTAAGTGCCGGCACACCAAGGGCTATATGGGAGGCTTTTGAGAAAAGATTTAATGTCTTGATCCATGAATGGTATGGCGCTGTTGAAGGCAGTTTTGCACATAAAGCTGTTGGAGAAGGTCCTATCGGTTCTTTAGGTAAACCGCTTCCCGACATAATGGAGATGAAGATATTCGATGGTAATGACAGGGTGTGTCCGCCTTATGTTATAGGTGAGATTGTCTGGAGGATGACTGGCCAGGATGTAGAGGTTACATATTTTAAAAACAAAAAAGCATCAGAAGACAAAACAAAGGGCGGATGGTTAAGAACAGGTGATATGGGACATACAGATGAAAACGGTTACTTCTTTTTTGATTACAGGAAAGGCGGCGGTCTGAGAAGGATGGGTGAGTTTATACAGCCGGATTTTATAGAGAAGATTATAGGAGAACATCCGGATGTTTCCGAGGTATGTGTGTATGGTATACCCTCACCATTAGGTGCACCTGGTGAAAGCGATCTTGTTGCTGCAATTGTACCTTTTGAAGGTAGAACTTTAAACCCTTTCGACATATTTAAAATGTGCAGAAAGGAACTCACGCCCAACAGTATACCTTCATATATTCAAATAGTTAGTGAAATTCCCAAGACAATTTCTGAGAAGCCATTAGATATGGTTTTAAGTAAAAATTTTAATCCATCGGCAAACAATGTGTATAAAACATCTTATTAA
- a CDS encoding nitroreductase family protein, with the protein MFLEKYRNAYAPKTVWPKWINDNDKCLGDKCKFCFETCPTGTIKWDLATDRPYIRGIGGFEKACLNCYNCIAVCPTQSITMSGEYRVLKGRYKTVKDTTLKPPTPLKDKPFPFKEIEKELTEVEKVVYKRRSNRIFKDKPVSEELLHRILEAGRYAPTAGNNLPFTFIVVTNRNLIRELEVKSMKILRLFKKMYLNPNFIKRIIVTISSYFMLNEWDQRPFFPLEKSEERDDNLFYGAPAVILVLIDHRGISNPWLDAGICAQNMILVAHSLGLGTCYNGYAATALKYLPGMRKRFGIEYPWKVATTIAVGYARVKTDKAIARETVPVKWFNDNSVTKGEKENL; encoded by the coding sequence ATGTTTCTTGAAAAATACAGAAATGCTTATGCACCAAAAACCGTATGGCCCAAATGGATAAATGATAATGATAAATGTCTGGGAGATAAATGTAAGTTTTGTTTTGAAACCTGTCCGACAGGCACTATTAAATGGGATCTGGCAACAGACAGACCATATATAAGAGGTATAGGCGGTTTTGAAAAGGCATGCCTGAATTGTTACAATTGCATAGCTGTTTGCCCTACGCAGTCAATAACAATGTCCGGAGAATACAGAGTTTTAAAAGGCAGGTACAAGACCGTAAAAGACACGACATTGAAACCGCCTACCCCTTTAAAAGATAAGCCGTTTCCTTTTAAAGAGATTGAAAAAGAGCTGACAGAGGTTGAGAAGGTTGTATATAAAAGGCGTTCTAACAGGATCTTCAAAGATAAGCCGGTAAGCGAAGAGCTATTACATAGGATACTGGAAGCAGGCAGGTATGCACCAACAGCAGGGAATAATCTGCCTTTTACATTTATTGTTGTAACAAACAGAAACCTGATAAGAGAGCTTGAAGTTAAGTCCATGAAGATATTGCGGTTATTCAAAAAAATGTATTTGAATCCGAACTTTATAAAACGCATTATAGTAACCATATCCAGCTATTTTATGTTAAATGAATGGGATCAAAGGCCTTTTTTTCCACTGGAAAAGTCAGAAGAGCGTGATGATAATCTCTTTTATGGGGCACCTGCAGTTATATTGGTACTCATAGATCACAGGGGTATAAGTAATCCCTGGCTTGACGCAGGGATTTGTGCCCAGAACATGATTCTGGTTGCCCACTCACTTGGGCTCGGCACCTGTTATAACGGTTATGCTGCAACAGCATTGAAATATTTACCGGGTATGAGAAAGCGATTTGGAATAGAGTATCCATGGAAGGTTGCAACAACTATTGCTGTTGGTTATGCAAGGGTAAAAACAGATAAGGCAATAGCGAGAGAGACAGTGCCTGTCAAATGGTTTAATGATAATTCTGTAACAAAAGGCGAAAAGGAAAATTTATGA
- a CDS encoding thiolase family protein: protein MSNVYVIGIGMIRFGKYADKTVKGMAREALELALKDANIEKKALNAVFVANSYWGIFSNQHSIKGQVMLREAGIQGIPITNVENACAGASTALHLGYMGIRAGMYDVVLALGSEKISSPDKMLSLQAYASSMDVESIEMNLQMYMELSKQLEGVIPKDQLQPDGDKSIFMDAYAMGARWHMMKFGSTQKQLAIIAAKNHWHASMNPLAQYQKSMTVDEILNDRLVSYPLTRAMCAPVGDGAAAAILCSEAFLEKLSNPRPVIIRASVLGSGTDRNMDASDIGMRLSKQVYELAGLGPEDIDTAELHDATAYGELHQAEAMGFCPSGEGGILAEAGATKLGGRLPINTSGGLESRGHPVGASGLAQIYEEIVQLRGEAGKRQVEGARIALTENGGGFIGVEEAAMCINIFEKV, encoded by the coding sequence ATGAGTAATGTTTATGTTATCGGCATTGGCATGATAAGATTTGGTAAATACGCAGACAAGACTGTTAAGGGTATGGCACGTGAAGCATTAGAACTTGCGTTAAAAGATGCAAACATTGAAAAGAAGGCATTAAACGCGGTTTTTGTGGCAAATTCTTACTGGGGCATATTTTCAAATCAGCATTCTATAAAAGGCCAGGTTATGTTAAGAGAAGCTGGTATTCAGGGTATTCCTATAACCAATGTAGAAAATGCATGTGCAGGTGCTTCAACAGCACTACACCTTGGATACATGGGTATAAGGGCAGGTATGTACGATGTGGTCCTCGCTCTCGGCTCAGAGAAGATATCAAGCCCGGATAAAATGCTTTCTCTGCAGGCTTATGCTTCATCAATGGATGTGGAAAGTATAGAGATGAATCTGCAAATGTACATGGAACTCAGTAAACAATTAGAAGGGGTAATACCTAAGGATCAATTACAGCCGGATGGGGATAAAAGTATTTTTATGGATGCGTATGCAATGGGTGCGAGATGGCACATGATGAAGTTCGGCTCTACACAAAAACAGCTTGCAATCATAGCGGCAAAAAACCACTGGCATGCATCCATGAATCCTCTTGCTCAGTATCAGAAGTCCATGACAGTTGACGAGATACTTAACGATAGGCTTGTATCTTACCCGCTTACCAGGGCAATGTGTGCACCGGTGGGAGATGGCGCTGCAGCAGCAATACTGTGTTCAGAGGCTTTTCTTGAAAAGTTGAGTAATCCAAGACCTGTTATTATAAGAGCATCTGTTTTAGGTTCCGGCACAGACAGGAACATGGATGCATCTGATATAGGTATGAGATTATCAAAACAGGTTTATGAACTCGCAGGACTCGGGCCCGAGGACATAGATACCGCGGAATTACATGATGCGACAGCGTATGGTGAATTACATCAGGCTGAAGCAATGGGATTCTGTCCATCCGGAGAGGGCGGAATATTGGCTGAAGCAGGAGCAACAAAGCTCGGCGGCAGGCTGCCGATAAATACCTCAGGCGGATTGGAATCAAGAGGTCACCCTGTAGGTGCATCAGGCCTTGCTCAGATATACGAGGAGATTGTACAGCTCAGAGGAGAAGCCGGTAAGAGACAGGTTGAAGGAGCAAGGATTGCTTTAACAGAGAATGGTGGCGGTTTTATTGGTGTGGAAGAGGCAGCCATGTGTATCAATATATTTGAAAAAGTCTGA